From Candidatus Binatia bacterium, the proteins below share one genomic window:
- a CDS encoding DUF6206 family protein encodes MAEPPPALVGLHDLREVLDCAGAKRRQAARLLGPRVLRDIARCREVAGPALLRISPLGHPFFEGRWTALEDARAPWPWASLEALRAQCRTWITSEAGARHLAEETLEPARLAGLRQRHFLVERRECLADPTDARCLALAAAAEAFASDVEREARLLASAFREIGLRASARLRLASFGAGEVSRILALRREQNGLEPPSMLEDSVYKRVCSFDDPADARVYVETYDEYQERLEEAGIQRPRSKAHILGGPGSTRTILVSQERVPAASLAPARMARADDSEAIDLFGRMLEEIGKARRYSRKWRGGDLGIDSHIGNWAVCGDGRGAPGPGLLFLDTQAPMMKVGGEFRMPISMHAHLGGIPRGIRTLAYPFTRSVIGRYFKPRLMVLDSVAYVAIYGRPDLMDALLPVANEVIGSQGWGRALGRRSIDLYLLREMALFRGLRTARLLSSAAGREARRELLADLRRVWTSPLYRSDGAVTFKPASDRG; translated from the coding sequence ATGGCGGAGCCTCCCCCGGCGCTCGTCGGCCTCCATGATCTTCGCGAGGTGCTGGATTGTGCCGGAGCGAAGCGTCGTCAGGCGGCGCGGCTTCTCGGACCGCGGGTGTTGCGTGACATCGCGAGATGTCGCGAGGTTGCCGGCCCGGCGCTTCTGCGGATCTCTCCCCTGGGGCATCCATTCTTCGAAGGCCGATGGACGGCGCTCGAGGACGCGCGGGCGCCGTGGCCGTGGGCATCCCTCGAGGCGCTGCGTGCGCAATGTCGCACATGGATCACGAGTGAGGCCGGGGCGCGGCACCTGGCCGAGGAAACGCTCGAACCGGCGCGCCTCGCTGGGCTTCGACAGCGGCACTTCCTCGTGGAGCGCCGGGAATGCCTCGCGGACCCGACGGACGCGCGCTGCCTTGCTCTGGCTGCTGCCGCGGAGGCGTTCGCTTCCGACGTGGAGAGAGAAGCTCGGCTGCTCGCGAGCGCGTTTCGTGAGATCGGTCTTCGCGCGAGCGCGCGGCTCCGTCTTGCGAGCTTCGGCGCCGGCGAGGTTTCGCGCATCCTTGCGCTGCGTAGAGAGCAGAACGGACTCGAGCCACCGTCGATGCTCGAGGATTCCGTCTACAAGAGAGTGTGCAGTTTCGACGACCCCGCCGACGCGCGCGTCTACGTCGAGACCTACGACGAGTACCAGGAGCGCCTCGAGGAAGCCGGAATCCAGCGTCCCCGATCGAAGGCACACATCCTCGGCGGGCCGGGCTCGACCCGGACGATTCTGGTGAGCCAGGAGCGCGTCCCCGCGGCGTCGCTCGCGCCGGCTCGGATGGCCCGCGCCGACGACTCGGAAGCGATCGATCTCTTCGGTCGGATGCTCGAGGAGATCGGCAAGGCACGACGTTATAGCCGCAAGTGGCGCGGCGGAGACCTCGGGATCGATTCGCACATCGGAAACTGGGCCGTCTGTGGCGACGGCCGCGGCGCGCCCGGGCCGGGACTCCTCTTTCTCGACACCCAGGCGCCCATGATGAAGGTAGGCGGTGAGTTTCGGATGCCCATCTCGATGCATGCCCATCTGGGCGGCATTCCGCGCGGGATCCGGACGCTCGCGTACCCGTTCACCCGCTCGGTGATCGGGCGCTACTTCAAGCCTCGGCTGATGGTGTTGGACTCGGTTGCCTACGTGGCGATCTACGGGCGGCCCGACCTGATGGACGCGCTCCTGCCCGTCGCAAACGAGGTCATCGGCTCGCAGGGGTGGGGGAGAGCACTCGGGCGTCGGAGCATCGACCTCTATCTCCTGCGCGAGATGGCTCTTTTCCGCGGCCTCCGCACCGCACGTCTTCTCTCATCGGCGGCCGGACGAGAGGCCCGGCGGGAGTTGCTCGCGGACCTGAGACGGGTCTGGACGTCTCCCCTCTATCGGTCCGACGGCGCGGTGACCTTCAAGCCCGCGTCGGACCGAGGCTGA